Proteins found in one Paenibacillus sp. FSL R10-2782 genomic segment:
- a CDS encoding sporulation protein YjcZ has product MGGFEGGCGVWTSTGAILVLFILLVIITKACWV; this is encoded by the coding sequence ATGGGTGGATTTGAAGGTGGTTGCGGCGTGTGGACTTCTACAGGTGCAATTTTGGTACTCTTTATTCTGTTGGTTATCATCACTAAAGCCTGTTGGGTTTAA
- a CDS encoding IreB family regulatory phosphoprotein: MDSMDKTVKFNVKADEKEASAQEILLTVYDALVEKEYNPINQIVGYLLSGDPAYVPRHNNARSLVRKKERDELIEELVRFYLAKHR; the protein is encoded by the coding sequence GTGGATTCCATGGACAAAACGGTCAAATTCAATGTCAAGGCGGATGAGAAGGAAGCTTCTGCTCAGGAGATTTTGTTGACCGTATATGATGCTCTGGTAGAAAAAGAATACAATCCGATCAATCAGATTGTCGGGTATTTGTTGTCAGGTGATCCGGCTTATGTGCCACGGCATAATAATGCCAGAAGCCTGGTACGCAAAAAAGAACGCGATGAATTGATTGAAGAGCTGGTTCGTTTCTATCTGGCCAAGCACCGTTAG
- a CDS encoding DUF1292 domain-containing protein: MTNYSREDLSWTSDLKEAFGGDVELQDEQGHAVRMELEAEFKVGEQRYAVLRKPGAAEGEHELYHVSPSPEGDISITTIEDDDEWEDISELYDECTLPEEL, from the coding sequence ATGACGAACTATTCACGTGAAGACCTGAGCTGGACTTCTGATTTGAAGGAAGCGTTCGGCGGCGATGTAGAGCTACAGGATGAACAGGGTCATGCGGTACGCATGGAACTGGAAGCAGAGTTCAAGGTAGGAGAGCAACGGTACGCCGTATTGCGCAAACCTGGAGCTGCTGAAGGCGAGCATGAGTTGTATCATGTGAGCCCATCCCCGGAAGGCGATATTTCCATCACCACGATTGAGGATGACGATGAGTGGGAAGATATTTCCGAGCTGTATGATGAATGCACGCTGCCGGAAGAGCTGTAA
- a CDS encoding DUF1292 domain-containing protein, producing the protein MAENQVGMEEEPEIIYIADDEGNEEEFEVIMKFEVDGSEAKYMMVAPVDPEADESDVYAFRYEEEGDDIKLFVIQDDAEWEIVEETFNTFVEEEDEEDGK; encoded by the coding sequence ATGGCTGAAAATCAAGTGGGTATGGAAGAAGAGCCGGAAATTATTTACATTGCCGATGACGAGGGCAACGAGGAAGAGTTCGAGGTCATTATGAAGTTTGAGGTAGACGGTTCCGAAGCGAAGTACATGATGGTTGCGCCAGTGGACCCTGAAGCCGACGAGTCCGATGTGTACGCCTTCCGTTACGAGGAAGAAGGCGATGATATTAAATTGTTTGTGATCCAAGACGATGCCGAGTGGGAAATCGTTGAAGAGACCTTTAATACATTTGTGGAAGAAGAGGACGAGGAAGACGGGAAATGA
- a CDS encoding peptidase U32 family protein — protein MAYKPELLVTASSPEDACQMLEAGASALLIGDDRFGMRLPGHFTPDQIREVVEEARKHTAQVYVSMTNLMTNELLPFLPEYVQTLAGCGVDAIEFNDPAVLMAVKEYAPHVKLFWNGEMISTNFATANYWGEKGASRVILARELSMDEITEMVPKLNMEAQVQVHGMTNIYHSKRKLVQSYMLHQGRPVEGDLGRDRGLFLIEAERQEEKFPIYEDINGTHIMSSDDFCIMEDLHILMEAGVHSFKIEGLLKPTAYNAAVVRAYRKAMDTFTADPEAYVYDESWLDEVRRLQDPERELSFGFFYKEQVY, from the coding sequence GTGGCTTACAAACCCGAACTATTGGTAACTGCCAGCTCTCCGGAGGATGCCTGTCAAATGCTGGAGGCTGGCGCGAGCGCATTACTTATTGGAGATGACCGCTTTGGGATGCGGCTCCCGGGACATTTTACACCGGACCAAATCCGTGAGGTTGTGGAAGAAGCTCGAAAGCATACGGCCCAGGTATATGTATCCATGACCAACTTAATGACGAATGAGCTACTGCCGTTCCTTCCCGAATACGTGCAGACGCTTGCCGGATGCGGCGTAGATGCCATTGAGTTTAATGATCCGGCCGTATTGATGGCGGTAAAGGAATATGCCCCTCATGTGAAGTTGTTCTGGAACGGTGAGATGATTTCCACCAACTTCGCAACCGCCAACTATTGGGGAGAGAAGGGTGCCTCTCGCGTCATTTTGGCCCGTGAGCTGAGTATGGACGAAATTACGGAAATGGTGCCAAAGCTGAACATGGAGGCGCAGGTTCAGGTGCATGGCATGACTAATATTTATCATTCCAAGCGCAAGCTTGTACAAAGTTATATGTTGCATCAGGGTCGCCCGGTGGAAGGTGATCTGGGCAGAGATCGCGGCTTGTTTCTGATCGAAGCAGAGCGACAGGAAGAGAAGTTTCCGATTTATGAGGATATCAACGGAACGCATATTATGAGTTCGGATGATTTTTGTATTATGGAGGACCTGCATATTTTGATGGAGGCAGGCGTGCACAGCTTTAAGATTGAGGGCTTGTTGAAGCCTACGGCTTATAACGCGGCGGTCGTTCGTGCTTATCGCAAAGCGATGGATACCTTTACAGCCGATCCTGAAGCTTATGTTTATGATGAAAGCTGGCTGGATGAGGTTCGCCGTCTTCAAGATCCTGAACGGGAACTGTCCTTCGGATTTTTCTATAAAGAACAGGTTTATTAA
- a CDS encoding methyl-accepting chemotaxis protein: MIFWKKKGNTTKKQPKKTALVKGLKGSKTTTAKGDKTVGGSLKDASWLSKATRVGAYNLKRLLKPEKYSKDFMHLVKNYNPIRSVGMKLFLIFFTAIMLFVISLGMISYFKAKNTIEQNAATAYQQTVQQTAEKLDIILERFQDTSTQVFFDSELSDQLQRAAKQEKNSFESFVAMGEVNKKLTNIAFTNKEIDSLYLYPEQTDQAAMGTGTQKDVRQEAWFKGILKNKGIVWLPTQVNENGSKTFRLARSMNSMSGLGGTYVLVMDLKSSAVDDQLKSIDLGAGSMISLITQDGAFIGSNIEALAGGKQKLDYVSKLQGIEGNQILEQSANGKVQNVLAVHNTLGTSKWILLGVIPVSVLVKDAEGILTTTWIFAVVAALIALFIGLWMVRLVALPLTHLKDLMLEGAKGNLQVRTHYNAKDEIGQLSESFDTMMEQITLLVEQTNVSAQEVLNTATELSDASKKTAISAKEIAAATEEIAHGSASLATEAERGNGLTGNISQQMDTVIASNHEMSKVAHEVEQSSEQGTVQLKNLLGKTKVTEETTHALVSKVDKLKETTSDVFKVLDVLQDIAKQTNILSLNATIEAARAGTAGRGFMVVANEVRQLAEQSRQAIRTATGIINNIVGEMNETVQALSEVYPLFRQQMGAVQETTDIFQSVQQQMGEFALRLGTVTSSIQELSESQAILSEAMTNVSAVAEQSSATSQEVASLSTEQANIGNQLVGLSDKLEGVSVNLKEQLSRFTV; encoded by the coding sequence ATGATTTTTTGGAAAAAAAAGGGGAATACAACGAAGAAGCAGCCAAAGAAAACAGCTCTAGTTAAAGGATTAAAGGGCAGCAAGACGACAACGGCTAAAGGAGACAAAACAGTTGGGGGGTCTTTGAAGGACGCTTCCTGGTTGTCTAAGGCTACTCGTGTAGGCGCATACAATTTAAAGCGCTTACTCAAGCCGGAAAAATACAGTAAAGATTTTATGCATTTGGTTAAAAATTATAATCCGATTCGTTCAGTTGGCATGAAGCTGTTTTTGATTTTTTTTACAGCGATTATGTTGTTTGTGATCAGTTTGGGAATGATTTCATACTTCAAAGCCAAAAATACAATTGAGCAAAATGCGGCTACGGCTTATCAGCAAACGGTTCAACAAACAGCAGAGAAGCTGGATATCATTTTAGAACGCTTTCAGGATACCTCGACACAGGTGTTCTTCGATAGTGAATTAAGTGATCAGCTACAAAGGGCGGCAAAGCAGGAGAAAAACTCGTTTGAATCCTTTGTTGCTATGGGTGAAGTAAACAAAAAGTTAACGAATATTGCATTTACGAACAAGGAAATTGATTCGCTTTATCTGTATCCGGAACAAACGGATCAGGCTGCTATGGGCACAGGAACACAAAAAGATGTGCGGCAGGAAGCATGGTTCAAGGGTATTTTAAAAAATAAAGGGATCGTCTGGTTGCCTACACAGGTAAATGAAAACGGTAGCAAGACGTTTCGTCTGGCTCGTTCTATGAACAGCATGTCCGGCTTGGGTGGGACTTATGTTTTGGTTATGGATTTGAAGTCCAGTGCCGTGGATGATCAGTTGAAAAGTATAGATCTGGGTGCGGGCAGCATGATTAGCCTGATTACACAGGATGGTGCTTTTATAGGCTCGAACATTGAGGCGCTGGCAGGAGGAAAACAAAAGCTGGATTACGTTTCGAAACTCCAGGGTATTGAAGGAAATCAGATTTTGGAGCAGTCAGCTAATGGAAAAGTGCAAAATGTGCTGGCCGTGCATAATACGCTGGGCACCTCCAAGTGGATTCTCCTGGGTGTCATACCTGTATCAGTGCTAGTTAAAGATGCTGAAGGAATTTTAACGACGACCTGGATTTTTGCTGTAGTGGCTGCACTGATCGCGTTGTTCATCGGTTTGTGGATGGTGCGACTTGTGGCGCTCCCTTTAACGCATTTAAAAGATCTGATGCTGGAAGGAGCCAAGGGCAATCTGCAGGTTCGTACCCACTACAACGCTAAGGATGAAATCGGGCAATTGTCTGAAAGCTTTGATACGATGATGGAGCAGATTACTTTGCTGGTAGAACAGACGAACGTTTCAGCCCAAGAGGTGTTGAATACAGCGACGGAACTGAGTGATGCGTCAAAGAAAACGGCCATCTCAGCCAAGGAAATTGCAGCAGCAACGGAGGAGATTGCTCACGGCTCCGCCAGCTTGGCCACAGAGGCTGAACGTGGCAACGGACTGACCGGAAACATTTCACAGCAAATGGATACGGTTATAGCCTCCAACCATGAAATGAGCAAGGTTGCACACGAGGTTGAGCAATCCAGTGAACAAGGAACGGTTCAATTGAAAAATCTTCTGGGTAAGACCAAGGTTACCGAAGAAACGACACATGCGCTTGTGAGCAAAGTAGACAAGCTGAAGGAAACAACCTCCGATGTCTTTAAGGTGCTGGACGTGCTACAGGATATTGCGAAGCAAACGAATATTTTATCGCTGAATGCTACGATTGAAGCGGCTAGGGCTGGAACGGCAGGGCGTGGATTTATGGTGGTGGCCAATGAGGTTCGGCAACTGGCTGAACAATCACGTCAAGCCATTCGCACCGCGACGGGAATTATTAATAACATCGTCGGCGAGATGAATGAGACGGTTCAGGCGTTATCGGAGGTGTACCCACTGTTCCGCCAGCAGATGGGAGCGGTGCAGGAGACGACGGACATTTTCCAATCGGTACAGCAGCAAATGGGAGAATTTGCGCTTCGATTAGGTACGGTTACCTCATCCATTCAGGAGTTGAGTGAATCGCAGGCGATTTTGTCGGAGGCGATGACCAATGTGAGTGCGGTAGCCGAGCAGTCCTCCGCCACTTCGCAGGAAGTCGCTTCTCTCAGTACCGAGCAGGCGAATATCGGCAATCAGCTGGTAGGATTGTCTGATAAGCTGGAAGGGGTATCGGTCAATTTGAAGGAGCAGCTTTCACGGTTTACAGTGTAA
- the mltG gene encoding endolytic transglycosylase MltG, with product MVTLLLLIVTIAGVATLYIWNAMQPVQAKTQPVAFTIVKGTGTSAIADTLEQKGLIRNALVFKAYLKFKQQGSAFMAGKYEAQPGATFDQLIAKLSAGDVVKEEMIRFTIPEGFTIRQMADKLQKEGLADQKQFLQLANDPSAFDVALVRDIPKQAGLRYALEGYLFPETYELKKGSTTKDIIQAMLEQTQKRLETVPDLDAKLKQRGETLHQLLTVASLVEREVVVDNERPVVASVIYNRLKQDKKLEIDATVQYMLDKQKERLYYKDLAVESPYNTYLHQGLPPGPIASPSLKSVVAALQPDATDYLFYVTKKDGTHGHLFAKTYKEHLHNIQVSNRKTN from the coding sequence TTGGTTACGTTGCTTCTGTTGATTGTGACCATAGCAGGCGTAGCAACTCTCTATATTTGGAATGCCATGCAGCCTGTTCAGGCAAAAACGCAGCCGGTTGCATTTACAATAGTGAAGGGAACGGGCACGTCCGCTATAGCAGATACACTGGAGCAAAAGGGACTCATACGTAATGCGCTCGTATTTAAGGCTTACCTTAAATTCAAACAGCAAGGCAGCGCGTTTATGGCTGGAAAATATGAGGCTCAGCCCGGTGCTACCTTCGATCAGCTGATTGCTAAGCTCTCGGCAGGGGACGTTGTGAAAGAGGAAATGATCCGTTTTACGATACCGGAAGGATTTACGATCAGACAGATGGCTGATAAGCTGCAAAAGGAAGGACTGGCGGACCAGAAGCAATTTTTGCAGCTGGCCAACGATCCGTCCGCTTTTGACGTCGCGCTGGTGCGGGATATTCCAAAGCAGGCGGGGCTTCGCTATGCGCTGGAGGGCTATCTTTTCCCGGAAACCTATGAGCTGAAAAAGGGCAGTACGACCAAAGATATTATACAGGCGATGCTGGAACAGACGCAAAAACGTCTGGAGACCGTTCCCGATTTGGACGCCAAGCTGAAACAGCGGGGCGAAACACTGCATCAACTGCTGACGGTTGCCTCTCTAGTAGAGCGCGAGGTGGTTGTGGATAATGAACGGCCTGTCGTAGCTAGTGTCATTTATAACCGGCTCAAGCAGGATAAGAAGTTGGAAATTGACGCTACCGTTCAATATATGCTGGACAAGCAAAAGGAACGGCTGTACTACAAGGATTTGGCTGTAGAAAGCCCATATAATACGTATTTGCATCAGGGACTTCCACCGGGGCCGATTGCAAGCCCCAGCCTGAAATCAGTGGTGGCGGCTTTACAGCCAGATGCTACGGATTATTTATTTTATGTGACCAAAAAAGATGGAACGCACGGACATTTGTTTGCCAAGACATATAAAGAACATTTGCATAATATTCAGGTAAGCAACCGTAAGACAAATTAG
- the ruvX gene encoding Holliday junction resolvase RuvX: MKVMGLDYGDRRIGVAVSDAFGWTAQGLEVIERRGDDSEFGKIANLVRDNEVGEVVVGLPKNMNGTVGPRGEICIEFANRLKELLGLPVHLWDERLTTRSAERTLLEADVSRKKRKQVVDKLAASLILQNYLDAHSTR, encoded by the coding sequence ATGAAAGTAATGGGATTGGATTACGGGGACCGCCGAATCGGGGTCGCCGTAAGTGATGCCTTCGGCTGGACCGCCCAAGGATTGGAAGTCATAGAACGACGCGGTGACGACAGCGAGTTCGGTAAAATTGCAAATCTGGTCCGTGACAATGAGGTCGGCGAGGTTGTAGTAGGCTTGCCGAAAAACATGAACGGTACCGTGGGTCCACGCGGTGAGATTTGCATTGAGTTTGCGAACCGGCTCAAGGAGTTACTGGGTTTACCCGTTCACCTTTGGGATGAACGGCTGACGACGCGTTCGGCAGAGCGCACGCTACTGGAGGCCGACGTCAGCCGAAAAAAACGCAAGCAGGTGGTAGACAAACTGGCCGCAAGCCTGATCTTGCAAAACTATTTGGACGCACACAGTACAAGGTGA
- a CDS encoding U32 family peptidase — MGTMTKTRKYTGKRNRLDKPELLAPAGNLEKLKFAIHYGADAVYIGGQKYGLRSNADNFSFEEMREGVEFAKKYGAKVIVATNIYAHNEDIAGIEEYLRNLYKAGIHAVIVADPAIVSVALRTVPELEVHLSTQQSTLNWQAVKFWKNEGLPRVVLGRETSLEEIEEIKKHVDIEIEAFVHGAMCSSFSGRCVLSNHFTDRDSNRGGCCQSCRWKYDLFEDARQDEVWISEEEAQDSNVLKQFQLGVNQMPLFEESDNAFSMGSKDLCMIENVPDLIDVGVDSFKVEGRMKSIHYVATVVNVYRQAIDSYMADPENYVLKPEWIDEINKAANRPLNTGFFYDTPDHEDHIYEPEEKAAPYDFAGLVMDYDAASGIATIQQRNHFKPGHEIEFFGPNGTFFKQTVGTIWDEEGNELDAARHPLQRIKMKVDQPVSYFDMMRKKK, encoded by the coding sequence ATGGGAACGATGACCAAAACGAGAAAATATACGGGCAAGCGGAATCGTCTGGATAAGCCAGAGCTGCTGGCTCCTGCCGGAAATCTGGAAAAGCTGAAGTTTGCTATTCACTATGGTGCGGATGCCGTGTATATTGGTGGACAAAAATACGGTCTGCGCTCCAATGCCGATAATTTCAGCTTTGAGGAAATGCGGGAAGGCGTAGAGTTTGCGAAAAAATATGGCGCCAAAGTTATTGTTGCTACCAATATTTATGCGCACAATGAGGATATTGCGGGGATTGAAGAATACCTGCGTAATTTGTACAAGGCGGGTATTCATGCTGTCATTGTCGCTGATCCGGCGATTGTATCTGTGGCATTGCGTACGGTGCCGGAGCTGGAAGTACATTTGAGCACCCAGCAATCGACGCTGAACTGGCAGGCGGTAAAGTTCTGGAAGAATGAAGGACTGCCGCGTGTGGTACTGGGGCGTGAGACCAGCTTGGAGGAAATTGAAGAAATTAAAAAGCATGTGGACATCGAAATCGAAGCCTTTGTCCATGGTGCAATGTGCTCTTCATTTTCTGGTCGCTGCGTACTGTCCAATCACTTTACGGACCGGGATTCCAACCGTGGGGGCTGCTGTCAGTCCTGCCGCTGGAAATACGATTTGTTTGAGGATGCCCGTCAAGACGAGGTGTGGATATCAGAGGAAGAGGCGCAGGATAGCAATGTTCTGAAGCAGTTCCAGCTTGGTGTTAATCAGATGCCATTGTTTGAAGAAAGTGATAATGCCTTTTCTATGGGTTCTAAGGATCTGTGCATGATTGAAAATGTCCCTGATCTGATTGACGTCGGTGTGGACAGCTTCAAAGTAGAGGGACGTATGAAGTCCATTCACTATGTGGCTACGGTTGTAAATGTCTATCGTCAAGCGATTGACTCGTATATGGCTGATCCTGAAAATTATGTGCTCAAACCGGAATGGATAGATGAAATAAACAAGGCGGCTAATCGTCCGCTGAACACTGGCTTTTTCTACGATACACCGGATCACGAAGATCATATTTATGAGCCGGAAGAAAAGGCTGCGCCTTATGATTTTGCCGGACTGGTTATGGACTACGATGCGGCGAGTGGTATAGCTACCATTCAACAGCGTAACCATTTTAAACCGGGGCATGAAATTGAATTTTTTGGTCCGAACGGAACGTTCTTTAAACAAACGGTTGGAACGATCTGGGATGAGGAAGGCAACGAACTGGATGCTGCCCGTCACCCGCTTCAACGGATCAAAATGAAGGTAGATCAGCCTGTATCCTATTTTGACATGATGCGTAAAAAGAAGTAA
- a CDS encoding YjcZ family sporulation protein translates to MGGMERGFGGVWTSIAAILTLFILLVIILKTFLL, encoded by the coding sequence GTGGGGGGAATGGAAAGAGGCTTCGGAGGAGTGTGGACATCAATAGCTGCTATCCTGACACTGTTTATTTTGCTAGTGATCATCTTGAAAACGTTTCTCTTATAA
- the alaS gene encoding alanine--tRNA ligase, translated as MKASEIRSKWLEFFESKGHVIEPSAPLVPHKDPSLLWINAGMAPLKPYFDGRVKPENPRIANSQKCIRTNDIENVGKTRRHHTFFEMLGNFSIGDYFKEEVIVWAWEFLTDPKWIGFDPERLAVTVYPEDEEAYKLWNEKVGLPAERIIKLEDNFWDIGEGPCGPCTEIFYDRGEAYGSDMTDPEMYPGGENERYLEVWNLVFSQFNHNKDGSYTPLPNKNIDTGAGLERFASILQNVDSNFDTDIFQPIIQKTAAMAGVKYNENVDSDVALKVIADHVRTVAFAIGDGVLPSNEGRGYVIRRLLRRAVRYGKMLGMNRPFMFELVETVGDVMGVYYPEVVDKRDFIIKVIKTEEERFHETLTDGLAILADISAQAKAEGRDVISGADAFKLYDTYGFPFDLTEDYADEQGLKVDREGFDEAMQGQRQRARDAHQDNASMKIQGGALSDLAVKSDFVGYNDLVTESKIVAIVYEDVLVDSVSEGQTCQVVLDVTPFYAESGGQVSDHGLLRGGKVTAKVEGLFKAPQGQHVHQVVVEAGELNVGDTVKAEVDQASRGEIEKNHTATHLLHKALKEVLGDHVNQAGSLVEPGRLRFDFSHFGSITPEELADIELRVNRAIWSQLDVNIELKPIDEAKALGAMALFGEKYGDIVRVVKVGDYSIELCGGCHVSNTSQIGLFKLVSESGIGSGVRRIEAVTGRFGFEYMEGQLELLKVSAGLVKSKLSEVPKRIESLQQQIKDLSRENESLQSKLSVIEAGQLTDQVVQAGGVQLLAARVQASSMDALRAIADELKGKLPAAVLVLGAAMDDKVNFVVAVPAEHTKAGLHAGKLVKEIAAVCGGGGGGRPDMAQAGGKDASKLDEALVRARELVVAATQE; from the coding sequence ATGAAAGCTAGTGAAATCCGCTCCAAATGGCTGGAGTTTTTTGAAAGCAAGGGACATGTGATTGAACCAAGCGCACCGCTTGTTCCACATAAAGATCCTTCCCTGCTGTGGATTAATGCGGGGATGGCACCGCTTAAGCCTTATTTTGACGGACGTGTGAAGCCTGAAAATCCGCGTATCGCCAATTCGCAAAAATGTATTCGCACGAATGACATTGAAAATGTCGGCAAAACACGCCGCCACCACACCTTTTTCGAAATGCTCGGTAATTTTTCGATTGGTGACTATTTTAAGGAAGAAGTTATTGTGTGGGCGTGGGAATTTCTGACTGATCCGAAGTGGATCGGCTTTGATCCGGAGCGTCTGGCTGTAACCGTGTACCCTGAGGATGAAGAAGCGTACAAGCTGTGGAATGAAAAGGTAGGACTTCCTGCTGAACGTATCATCAAACTGGAAGATAACTTCTGGGATATCGGCGAAGGCCCTTGTGGACCTTGTACGGAAATTTTTTATGATCGCGGTGAAGCTTACGGCAGCGACATGACAGACCCTGAAATGTATCCAGGCGGGGAAAACGAGCGTTATCTGGAAGTGTGGAACCTCGTATTCTCACAATTCAACCATAACAAGGATGGCAGCTATACGCCGCTTCCGAACAAAAATATTGATACAGGCGCCGGATTGGAGCGTTTTGCATCCATTTTGCAAAATGTGGATTCCAACTTCGATACGGATATTTTCCAACCTATTATTCAGAAAACAGCCGCTATGGCAGGGGTTAAATATAACGAAAATGTGGATAGTGATGTAGCGCTCAAAGTGATTGCTGACCATGTTCGTACCGTAGCTTTTGCGATTGGTGACGGTGTGCTGCCTTCCAACGAAGGTCGTGGTTACGTGATCCGTCGTTTGCTGCGCCGTGCTGTGCGTTACGGAAAAATGCTGGGCATGAACCGTCCATTTATGTTTGAACTGGTGGAAACGGTGGGGGATGTCATGGGCGTGTACTACCCTGAGGTGGTGGACAAGCGTGATTTCATCATCAAGGTGATTAAAACAGAAGAGGAGCGCTTCCACGAGACACTGACAGACGGATTGGCTATTTTGGCTGATATCAGTGCTCAGGCGAAAGCGGAAGGCCGCGATGTCATCAGTGGAGCGGACGCATTCAAGCTGTATGACACGTACGGCTTCCCATTTGACCTCACAGAGGATTATGCGGACGAGCAGGGCTTGAAAGTAGACCGTGAGGGCTTTGATGAAGCGATGCAGGGACAACGGCAACGTGCGCGTGACGCTCATCAGGACAATGCCAGCATGAAGATTCAGGGTGGAGCCCTGTCTGACCTGGCGGTTAAAAGCGATTTTGTTGGATATAATGACCTCGTAACCGAGTCTAAAATTGTGGCTATTGTATATGAAGATGTGCTGGTGGACAGTGTTAGTGAAGGACAGACTTGTCAGGTTGTGCTGGACGTGACTCCTTTTTATGCTGAAAGCGGCGGACAGGTAAGTGATCACGGCTTGCTGCGCGGGGGCAAGGTAACGGCGAAGGTCGAAGGACTGTTCAAGGCGCCTCAAGGCCAGCATGTACATCAGGTCGTCGTGGAAGCCGGTGAGCTTAACGTTGGCGATACGGTGAAAGCGGAAGTAGATCAAGCATCCCGCGGTGAAATCGAAAAAAATCATACGGCTACGCATTTGCTTCACAAAGCGCTTAAAGAAGTGCTGGGCGACCATGTCAATCAGGCAGGTTCCCTGGTGGAGCCTGGGCGTCTGCGTTTTGACTTTTCCCATTTTGGTAGCATTACGCCGGAAGAACTGGCGGATATTGAGCTGCGTGTAAATCGCGCCATTTGGAGCCAGTTGGATGTAAATATTGAACTGAAACCGATTGATGAAGCCAAGGCTCTCGGAGCGATGGCGCTGTTCGGTGAAAAATATGGAGATATCGTACGTGTCGTCAAGGTAGGCGATTACAGCATTGAGCTTTGCGGCGGCTGTCATGTGAGCAACACCTCACAAATCGGATTGTTCAAGCTTGTCAGCGAGAGCGGTATCGGATCGGGTGTTCGCCGTATTGAAGCGGTGACCGGACGCTTTGGCTTTGAATATATGGAAGGGCAGTTGGAACTGTTAAAAGTATCGGCAGGTCTGGTGAAATCCAAGCTGTCCGAGGTGCCCAAACGCATCGAATCCTTGCAGCAGCAAATTAAGGACCTCAGTCGTGAAAATGAATCGCTGCAAAGCAAGCTGAGTGTTATTGAAGCGGGCCAGTTGACCGATCAGGTCGTGCAAGCTGGCGGAGTACAGCTGTTGGCTGCACGTGTACAGGCTTCCAGTATGGATGCGCTGCGTGCGATTGCGGATGAGCTGAAAGGCAAGCTTCCAGCTGCTGTGCTGGTACTTGGGGCTGCAATGGATGACAAAGTCAATTTTGTCGTAGCTGTACCGGCAGAGCATACCAAGGCTGGGCTTCATGCAGGCAAGCTTGTGAAGGAAATTGCTGCTGTATGCGGCGGCGGCGGCGGCGGCCGTCCAGATATGGCGCAAGCCGGAGGCAAGGATGCCAGCAAGCTGGACGAAGCACTTGTGCGCGCCCGTGAATTGGTAGTGGCGGCCACTCAAGAATAA